A genomic stretch from Gopherus flavomarginatus isolate rGopFla2 chromosome 3, rGopFla2.mat.asm, whole genome shotgun sequence includes:
- the ZGRF1 gene encoding protein ZGRF1 isoform X1 codes for MACQEFTVLYTHQKTKKSKIWQDGVLKTSIRGYKATLFDDRGQCLESVFVKSQVKPGDDLESDQYLITIEAAKVTENCRSELPKKTEAPILNRNRLKPTGLSLPHLPVGLKRKHTGFQGPRQVEKKMMPVEDDAAIISPTSKWSQSSFPSQLHITSPLFSTTCKKDAETNLPSHSNDACTSSDRDGMSVSSLVSTSYIGIPKEMIHNRNQSVSISGQMESNCRTISGVAVSQNLRSKAQIIALLKSKPTQLCKEQKPSEITECFSGCQPPENTGILFKRKSETLSGHMDNSDRESTKNIQHQYTTEKTITNNHWDVYMLPNSAEPSCDEEVTVRKHDKTSNLGLDLQDPYNPKASWFMTAFVQPVEKELNYSCMELTDHERQYSWDCKTVSQASASSRTDWATQLSTINESLGKDQPNTCVLSESNINKESNIQFVSSSEDVYSRSTNGSITFETNLPKSNENVVTESLKDSKVSSAQSQSEPLPRINSASVVNESRISGHVTWAGSGAINEELTVCEDVSDQAEQFMEINFNLLDAFDFSDTEDKEVCESNMFSQGSACLTKGAMAQNGERRVHRNCEVMLHSNKEGVVKYSTVLGERDNNEIRESLPLKLGNETCEGCDKSVKDALTPLIELGQSGADNIVEGMNASTLNTETTSSKKGLDLSPVCTVSDLIVNKKCSNDFVHSGVSNYECDTRNNKFEKTEIISYVPATLQTSVMDKNPEKDVLHLGGTNSQDSTLENYLGASDDDMKPISPLQALSLKACNSDDLCQYITGKYCTAFDTLDKKHTPVSRTATYPLTKRHSTSKEAGIGETEFENGSSIMPSIHEAREGERMGTDCLKHLAQIGNSSGLPQLANGITLLRSLTEHKTALESLQMMEYNNGLLYQRETTKEKSEPAEELEARQQLAEVSYSEDMQTSYLYFGPPEVLQSSMNNEVEKSVAAFRALVPGQGTFDHQSKPAEFQGHQVQGSATSELVMRLPYSQLEWNQYPDTVEHESLTTDNCLLSPQLSSSSVVTGLIQSPGSRSLREDDRNFITEDNFQKKCDFIEDSVPSASPVMLNFTTSSHSDFNLGLTQWTSWEPDKMPLLKALKEVFQVLSVQQVPSLNSDSMSTTPRSEENRIDIQEQKSLTSRYLPSDKDNSAYFFRIEESCSGNGNLSRFPSTLRTRMPLITVPATEEIPDSEVYYSGVIDCEEVQQSFGSPTVNFYEESGEFPVCAFAPEDRKYETSVPVEYLEEREREFIQPVFSKATSQNRQSKWLKYQNMAQCDVITQNRGDVKLTDYFCAENVFGMPHADTRESQSDDMNKSLPDSVHLQMIKGILGKHGRNFSSQDSVSEGKIISLHLNQIPIAEEAQKVLGQLTHRGVIGGTQDIAISELSFPSGDKVKCTNLPKRQTYIPTVFQSYVHYKQIFTAALTEQLNILLFELSQRLHKALSKVNTSFCKSVKDGQEENKENCVPLCNHKHPAKLVMVKKEGQNKGRLFYTCDAPKTDQCKFFKWIEEVNPGQLKSRHSLVLHDIKSIGAYLRCQKISIYEDCQLLVRRAFDVQRKHSKLKKLMIANARFDGDSKSKLYLKLSRKEYSSVYSKDDLWVVSKTLFFESLDTFIACSAFFGPSSSNEVELLPLKGYYPSNWCSNVIVHALLVCNASTELTTLRNMLEYFNPATVPLMKYLLKMPFRAEHANRVNKRKFIPPALNTKSTMMCGLLSPEVTLGLARKMIQTFQLNPDQASALIQIAQMMASHDNDVQMEKQQAFPITIIHGVFGAGKSYLLSVVVLFLVQLFESSEAAEGSRPTPWKLLIASSTNVAVDRVLLGLLDLGFEDFIRVGSVRKIAKPVLPYSLHAGSGSENEQLKELLALMKKNLTPAEKIYVRKSIEQHKLGTNKAILQQVRVVGATCAACPFPSMNNLKFPVVVLDECSQMTEPVSLLPIARFECEKLILVGDPKQLPPTIQGSEGSHDNGLEQTLFDRLCLMGHDAVFLRTQYRCHPAISAVVNNLFYEGNLLDGISEMDRSPLLDWLPTLCFFNVNGTEQIERDNSFYNMAEVYFIIKLIQSLIASGIEGSMIGVITLYKSQMYKIYNLLSAVHSDGLEIKAVQVSTVDAFQGAEKEIIVLSCVRTRQVGFIDSEKRMNVALTRGKRHLLIVGNLACLSKNKLWGCVIHHCEGRENGLQHVSQYEQQLNNILKYYLEKEKEEKNKQKKEIKKSLSHQEKCCCPPE; via the exons ATGGCTTGTCAGGAGTTTACT gtctTGTACACTCATCAGAAGACTAAGAAATCAAAAATATGGCAAGATGGAGTTTTGAAGACCAGTATTAGAGGATATAAG GCAACCTTATTTGATGACAGAGGACAATGTTTGGAGAGTGTATTTGTTAAATCTCAG GTGAAACCTGGAGATGACTTAGAAAGCGATCAATATTTAATCACAATTGAAGCAGCAAAGGTTACTGAAAACTGTCGTAGTGAGCTGCCAAAGAAAACAGAAGCTCCTATATTGAACAGAAATCGTTTGAAGCCTACTGGTCTATCTCTGCCACATCTACCTGTTGGCTTGAAAAGGAAACACACT GGCTTCCAAGGGCCACGTCAAGTTGAAAAGAAAATGATGCCAGTGGAAGATGATGCAGCAATAATATCCCCTACATCCAAGTGGTCTCAGTCTTCCTTTCCTTCTCAGTTGCATATCACCTCTCCTTTATTTTCTACTACTTGCAAGAAGGATGCAGAAACTAATTTACCATCACACTCTAATGATGCTTGCACAAGTAGCGATAGAGACGGTATGTCTGTCTCCTCACTGGTTTCCACTTCTTATATTGGCATTCCCAAAGAAATGATACATAATAGAAACCAAAGCGTCTCCATTTCTGGACAGATGGAATCAAATTGTCGGACAATCAGTGGTGTGGCAGTCTCACAGAACCTCAGGAGCAAAGCACAGATTATAGCACTTCTGAAATCCAAGCCAACACAACTGTGCAAAGAGCAAAAACCTTCTGAAATCACAGAGTGTTTTTCTGGATGTCAGCCACCAGAAAACACAGGCATTTTATTTAAACGAAAGAGTGAAACTCTATCAGGACATATGGATAACTCTGACAGAGAAAGCACCAAGAATATACAGCACCAGTATACTACTGAGAAAACTATAACTAATAATCATTGGGATGTATATATGCTGCCAAATTCGGCTGAACCATCTTGTGATGAAGAAGTTACAGTAAGGAAACATGACAAAACAAGTAATTTAGGTTTGGATTTACAAGACCCTTACAACCCAAAGGCTTCATGGTTCATGACAGCCTTTGTGCAGCCTGTTGAAAAAGAGCTAAATTACAGTTGCATGGAACTAACAGATCATGAGAGGCAATACAGCTGGGATTGTAAAACAGTTTCTCAAGCATCTGCATCCAGTAGAACTGACTGGGCAACTCAACTGTCAACTATTAATGAAAGTTTAGGCAAAGATCAGCCAAATACTTGTGTATTATCTGAATCAAACATAAATAAAGAGAGTAACATTCAATTTGTCTCATCTTCAGAAGATGTTTATTCTAGAAGCACAAATGGGTCCATTACCTTTGAAACAAATCTCCCCAAATCCAATGAAAATGTAGTAACTGAGAGTCTTAAAGATTCAAAAGTTTCTTCTGCTCAGTCACAAAGTGAACCTCTGCCAAGAATAAATTCAGCAAGTGTAGTTAATGAGTCTAGGATTTCTGGTCATGTAACATGGGCTGGTTCTGGAGCTATAAATGAGGAATTAACTGTATGTGAAGATGTTAGTGATCAAGCTGAACAGTTCATGGAGATTAACTTCAATCTGTTGGATGCTTTTGATTTTAGTGACACAGAAGATAAAGAAGTATGTGAAAGTAACATGTTTTCACAGGGTTCAGCATGCTTGACAAAGGGAGCTATGGCACAAAATGGTGAGAGGAGGGTTCATAGGAACTGTGAAGTAATGCTGCATAGTAATAAGGAAGGAGTTGTCAAATATTcaacagtgctgggagagagagacaatAATGAGATCAGAGAGTCTCTGCCATTAAAACTTGGTAATGAAACCTGTGAAGGTTGTGACAAGAGTGTGAAAGATGCTTTAACTCCTTTGATTGAACTGGGACAGTCAGGGGCTGATAACATAGTAGAAGGGATGAATGCAAGTACATTAAATACTGAAACCACTAGCAGTAAGAAAGGCCTTGATTTATCTCCAGTGTGTACCGTTAGTGACTTAATAGTGAATAAAAAGTGCTCTAATGATTTTGTGCACAGTGGAGTCAGTAACTATGAATGTGATACTAGGAACAACAAGTTTGAGAAAACTGAAATTATTTCATATGTTCCTGCTACTTTACAGACTTCTGTCATGGACAAAAATCCTGAAAAAGATGTTCTACATCTTGGAGGCACAAATTCCCAGGATAGTACTTTAGAAAATTACTTAGGTGCTAGTGATGATGACATGAAACCAATTAGTCCTTTACAGGCCTTATCACTAAAGGCTTGCAATTCTGATGACCTATGCCAGTATATTACTGGTAAATATTGTACTGCATTTGATACATTAGATAAAAAACATACTCCGGTTTCCAGAACTGCCACTTACCCTTTAACAAAAAGGCATTCAACTTCAAAGGAAGCCGGAATAGGTGAAACTGAGTTTGAAAATGGATCAAGCATCATGCCTTCCATCCATGAAGCCAGGGAAGGTGAACGAATGGGAACTGATTGCTTGAAACACTTGGCTCAAATTGGTAATTCATCAGGGCTTCCTCAGTTGGCAAATGGCATTACTCTTTTAAGATCTTTGACTGAACATAAGACAGCATTAGAAAGTTTACAAATGATGGAGTACAATAATGGTTTGCTTTATCAACGAGAGACTACTAAAGAGAAAAGTGAACCAGCTGAAGAATTGGAAG CTAGGCAACAGTTAGCTGAAGTGTCTTATTCAGAAGATATGCAGACCTCTTATTTGTACTTTGGCCCTCCTGAAGTGTTG CAATCTTCCATGAACAATGAAGTAGAGAAATCTGTTGCTGCTTTCCGAGCTCTAGTACCAGGCCAGGGAACCTTTGACCACCAATCAAAG CCTGCTGAATTTCAAGGGCACCAGGTACAAGGATCAGCCACTAGTGAGTTAGTGATGAGACTACCCTACTCACAGCTAGAATGGAATCAATACCCAGATACGGTTGAGCACGAAAGCCTCACAACAGACAATTGTTTATTGTCACCCCAGTTATCAAGCAGTTCTGTCGTGACTGGCTTAATACAG TCCCCAGGCTCAAGAAGTCTTAGAGAAGATGATCGGAACTTTATTACAGAAGataattttcaaaagaaatgtgACTTTATTGAAGACTCAGTCCCCAGTGCATCTC CAGTGATGTTGAATTTTACAACATCTTCTCATTCAGATTTTAATTTGGGACTGACACAGTGGACTTCCTGGGAGCCCGACAAG ATGCCTCTCCTCAAAGCTTTGAAGGAAGTGTTTCAG GTGTTATCAGTGCAGCAGGTTCCTTCTTTGAATTCTGATTCTATGTCCACAACTCCAAGGAGTGAAGAAAATAGGATAGACATACAAGAACAGAAGTCCCTGACATCCAGATATTTACCAAGTGATAAAGATAATTCAGCATATtttttca GAATAGAAGAGTCCTGTTCAGGAAACGGCAACCTCTCAAGATTCCCGTCCACACTTAGAACAAGAATGCCACTTATCACTGTTCCTGCCACTGAGGAGATTCCTGACTCAGAAGTTTATTATTCAGGTGTAATTGACTGTGAGGAAGTCCAGCAATCCTTTGGCTCTCCAACAGTCAACTTCTATGAAGAGTCAGGAGAATTTCCTGTCTGTGCTTTTGCGCCTGAGGACAGGAAGTATGAAACCTCTGTGCCTGTAGAGTACTTGGAAGAAAGAGAAAGGGAGTTTATACAGCCAGTGTTTTCTAAAGCGACTTCACAAAACAGACAAAGCAAGTGGCTGAAATATCAAAACATGGCTCAATGTGACGTGATAACTCAAAACAGAGGTGATGTGAAATTGACTGATTACTTCTGTGCTGAGAATGTCTTTGGAATGCCACATGCTGACACTAGGGAGAGTCAGAGTGATGACATGAATAAAAGCCTTCCAGACTCTGTGCATCTGCAGATGATAAAAGGCATACTTGGTAAACACGGCAGAAATTTTAGCAGCCAAGATTCTGTTTCAGAAGGGAAGATAATTTCTCTGCACTTAAACCAGATTCCTATTGCTGAAGAAGCACAAAAGGTGTTAGGTCAGCTGACTCACCGTGGTGTAATAGGAGGCACCCAG GACATAGCTATCTCTGAGCTGTCTTTTCCCAGTGGGGATAAAGTGAAATGTACTAATCTTCCTAAAAGGCAGACGTATATACCTACTGTGTTTCAATCTTATGTTCATTACAAACAGATCTTTACAGCTGCTTTGACAG agcAATTAAACATACTGCTTTTTGAGCTGTCACAAAGGCTACACAAGGCTCTTTCCAAAGTGAACACATCGTTTTGCAAGTCAGTGAAAGATGGGCAAGAAGAAAATAAGGAAAACTGTGTTCCACTCTGCAATCACAAGCATCCAGCAAAGCTTGTTATGGTGAAAAAAGAAGGTCAAAATAAG GGTCGCCTTTTTTATACCTGTGATGCCCCAAAAACTGACCAGTGTAAATTTTTCAAGTGGATAGAAGAAGTGAACCCAGGACAGCTAAAATCCAGACACAGTCTAGTGCTTCATGATATAAAAAGTATTGGAGCTTACCTCAGATGTCAAAAGATTTCTATCTATGAGGACTGCCAGCTTTTGGTGAG aagagcCTTTGATGTTCAAAGAAAACATAGTAAGCTAAAGAAATTGATGATTGCAAATGCCAGATTTGATGGGGATTCTAAAAGCAAGTTATATCTTAAATTGAGCAGAAAGGAATACTCCTCTGTATACAGCAAAG ATGACCTTTGGGTTGTTTCAAAGACTCTATTCTTTGAATCCCTGGACACTTTCATTGCATGTAGTGCTTTCTTTGGACCGTCATCTAGCAATGAAGTTGAATTATTGCCTCTGAAAGGCTATTATCCCTCAAATTGGTGCTCAAATG TGATTGTTCATGCCTTGCTGGTTTGTAATGCTAGCACTGAGCTCACAACTTTAAGAAATATGCTGGAGTACTTCAATCCAGCTACTGTACCACTAATGAAGTACCTACTAAAAAT GCCTTTCAGAGCCGAACATGCTAACAGAGTCAACAAAAGAAAATTTATTCCGCCAGCTTTAAATACCAAGAGCACAATGATGTGTGGACTTCTCAGTCCAGAAGTAACACTAGGATTGGCCAGAAAGATGATTCAGACATTCCAGCTGAACCCAGATCAAGCTTCAGCACTGATTCAAATAGCTCAGATGATGGCATCACATGACAATGATGTACAAATGGAAAAACAGCAGGCCTTCCCTATCACAATCATACATG GTGTTTTTGGAGCTGGAAAGAGCTATTTGCTATCTGTTGTGGTCTTGTTCCTGGTACAGTTATTTGAAAGCAGTGAAGCAGCTGAAGGCTCAAGACCAACTCCATGGAAACTTCTGATTGCTTCTTCCACTAATGTTGCTGTTGACAGGGTACTTCTTGG TCTACTAGATCTTGGATTTGAGGACTTTATCAGAGTTGGAAGTGTTAGAAAAATTGCCAAGCCAGTTCTTCCTTACAG cttaCATGCTGGCTCTGGCAGTGAAAATGAACAATTAAAAGAACTGCTTGCCCTGATGAAAAAAAATTTAACTCCGGCAGAAAAAATATACGTGAGGAAGAGTATTGAACAGCATAAGCTGGGAACCAATAAAGCTATTCTGCAACAG GTGAGAGTGGTTGGAGCAACCTGTGCTGCCTGCCCATTCCCTTCCATGAATAACCTTAAGTTTCCTGTGGTGGTGCTGGATGAGTGCAGTCAGATGACAGAACCTGTTTCTCTCCTTCCCATTGCAAG GTTTGAGTGTGAAAAGCTGATTCTAGTTGGAGACCCTAAGCAGCTTCCACCAACTATTCAAGGGTCTGAAGGTTCTCATGATAATGGATTGGAGCAGACTCTCTTTGACCGGCTTTGCTTGATG GGACACGATGCAGTCTTTCTTAGAACACAGTATCGCTGTCACCCTGCTATTAGTGCTGTAGTCAATAACCTGTTCTATGAAGGAAATCTGTTGGATGGCATTTCAGAGATGGACAGAAGTCCTCTGTTGGATTGGCTTCCAACACTATGTTTCTTTAATGTTAATGGGACAGAGCAG ATTGAAAGAGATAATAGCTTTTATAATATGGCAGAAGTTTATTTTATAATCAAGCTTATCCAGTCCCTGATTGCAAGTGGAATAGAGGGATCCATGATTGGGGTGATTACACTATACAAGTCACAGATGTATAAG ATTTATAATTTACTTAGTGCTGTCCACTCGGATGGTCTTGAGATTAAAGCTGTCCAAGTGTCAACTGTAGATGCATTCCAAGGAGCAGAAAAGGAAATAATTGTTTTGTCATGTGTGAGAACAAGACAAGTTGGGTTCATAGACTCAGAAAAGAGAATGAATGTAGCTCTGACAAGAGGAAAGAGGCATTTGTTGATTGTGGGAAATCTGGCCTGTTTGAGTAAGAACAAACTATGGGGATGCGTAATTCACCACTGTGAAG